The genomic window CGGTTTCGCCACGAAGAAATCCCACGACCATGACGGTATGACGGAAGAGCAGGGAAGGGGGGCGGAGACGGAGATCGCCATGGCGGACGACGAGCGGTGGATGCGGCTGGCGCTGGACGAGGCCGCCGCGGCCGAGGCGCTGGGCGAGGTGCCCGTCGGCGCGGTGATCGTGCGCGGCGGCGAGGTCGTCGCCACCGGACACAACCTGACGCACACGCTGCAGGACCCCAGCGCGCACGCCGAGATGGTGGCCATCCGCCGCGCCGCCGAGGCCATCGGCCACTGGCGCCTGCTGGACTGCACGCTCTACGTGACCCTGGAGCCGTGCGCCATGTGCTCGGGCGCCATCGTCCTCGCCCGCATCCCGCGCCTGGTCTATGCCGCGGCCGACCCCAAGGCGGGGATGAGCGGCTCGCTGGAGAACCTGGTCCAGCACCCGAAGCTCAACCACCGCGTGGAGCTCGTCGCCGGCGTGCTGGCGCAGGAGGCGGGAGACGTGCTGCGCGCCTTCTTCCGCGCGCGGAGGAAGCGGCCGCGCGCCGACCAGCAGGAGCCGCTGGAGTGACCCGCGGCGGTCCGGATCTCCACGCTTCTGCGCGCGGACGAGGCTATGGGACGGTGACCATCATCCCCTGGATGGGCGTGAGCTGCAGATCGAACTGCGAGGTGCGGGAGCTGACGATGAAGCCCTGCACCGCCAACGCGTCGAAGGTGGCGCCGCCCGCCAGCCGGATCTCGATGAACCCGGAGACCAGCGTCTGCGGCATCCCTCCCGCGGCCACGATCAGGTCCTCGATGCGGATCAGCGTGCGCTTCACCAGGGGGATGCGGCACGGCTCGCACACCACGGCTCCGCCGGCGGCCCGGATGGGCGCCGCGTTGGTGTCGTAGAGGAAGAGCTGCAGCTCGCCGGTGCGGTAGGAAAGGATGTACAGGTTGGTGTCGAAGGTGTTGAGCGTGTTGGTGATGCTCCCGGCGCGCTCCACGAAGTGCGGGAACACCATGCGGGTCTGCGCCGGCAGCGGCGCGGCGATGGACACCATGACGCAGATGGCGAGCGTCAGGCGGGTGCGGAGCTTCATGGTTCCCTCCATGCATCGAGTGAAAAGCGGACCATGGAATGCGCGCGGGCGCGCGCCCTTCGACGAAGGAGCGATCCGGCGTGCGGCGCAAGGAAAACGTGCGCCGCGCCGCGCCGAACGAGCCGCCGCGGTCCCGTCGCCAGGCCGTCGTCCCCCGCGCCCGCGGCCCTCGTCCGCTTCGTTGACACCCGCCCCCGCCACGGGCTAGCTTTCCGCATCCCGGACACACCCCCGCGCCGCACTCCGCTCCCGCACCAGATGTCCGAACCGACGCGACGTTCCATCATGGACGCCCCGGCCGTGGAGCGCGCCCTGCAGCGCATGGCCGACGAGGTCGTGCGCCGGGCCGGCGGCACCGGCGAGCTGGTGCTGGTGGGCATTCACCGGCGCGGCGTCCAGCTCGCGGCGAAACTGGGTGAAGAGATCGAGAAGCGCGGCGACACCCGCGTGGCCACCGGCTCGCTCGACATCACCCTCTACCGCGACGACCTCATGGTGGTGGGCCCGCGCCCGGTGGTGGGCCAGACGCGGTTGCCGACGGGCGGGATCGACGATCGCACCATCTGCATCGTCGACGACGTGCTGTACACGGGGCGCACGGTGCGCGCGGCGCTCGACGAGCTGGCCGACTTCGGCCGGCCGAGCCGCACGCTCCTGGCCGTCCTGGTGGATCGCGGGGGACGCGAGCTGCCGATCCAGGCCGACGTGGTGGGCGAGCGCGTCGACGTGCCCGAGGGCGGGCGGGTGGAGGTGATGGTGCCGGAGATCGACGGATCGCTGGGCGTGGACCTGGTGGAGGCGGGCTGATGGCGCAGGAGCTGGTCAACCCCGCGCTGGGCAAGGACCTGATCGGGCTCGAGGAGCTCACCCGCGAGCAGATCACCGCCATCCTCGACACCGCCGAGACCTTCAAGGAGATCAGCGACCGCCCCGTGCGGAAGGTCCCCTATCTCCGCGGCCGCACCGTGGTCAACGCCTTCTTCGAGAACTCCACCCGCACCCGCGTCTCCTTCGAGTTCGCCGAGAAGCGGATGGGCGCCGACACCGTCTCCATCTCCACCACCGGCAGCTCGGTGCAGAAGGGCGAGACGCTGGTCGACACCGCGCGCAACCTCGAGGCGATGCGGATCGACATGGTCGTCATCCGCCACGGCGCCTCGGGCGCGGCGCAGTTCCTCGGCCAGCGGATCCGCTCCAACGTCATCAACGCCGG from Longimicrobium sp. includes these protein-coding regions:
- the pyrR gene encoding bifunctional pyr operon transcriptional regulator/uracil phosphoribosyltransferase PyrR, with the protein product MSEPTRRSIMDAPAVERALQRMADEVVRRAGGTGELVLVGIHRRGVQLAAKLGEEIEKRGDTRVATGSLDITLYRDDLMVVGPRPVVGQTRLPTGGIDDRTICIVDDVLYTGRTVRAALDELADFGRPSRTLLAVLVDRGGRELPIQADVVGERVDVPEGGRVEVMVPEIDGSLGVDLVEAG
- the tadA gene encoding tRNA adenosine(34) deaminase TadA: MADDERWMRLALDEAAAAEALGEVPVGAVIVRGGEVVATGHNLTHTLQDPSAHAEMVAIRRAAEAIGHWRLLDCTLYVTLEPCAMCSGAIVLARIPRLVYAAADPKAGMSGSLENLVQHPKLNHRVELVAGVLAQEAGDVLRAFFRARRKRPRADQQEPLE